Part of the Nerophis ophidion isolate RoL-2023_Sa linkage group LG11, RoL_Noph_v1.0, whole genome shotgun sequence genome is shown below.
tacagaatccttttgaatcggaaaaatattgtttttgcatcgagaatcgcgttgaatcgaaaaaaatcgatatattttcGAAACGTGACCCCaataatcaatattgaatcgaatcgtggaacaccgaaagattcacagccctaatacatatgtatgtttatacatacataagtatgtctgtttatacatacatatgtaagtttgttcatacatacataagtatgtttatacatacaaatatatgtaagtttatacatacattcatatgtatgtttatacatacatgcatacaaatgtatgtttatacacacatacatatgtatagacgtatatatgtatgtatattaatatatatatatatatatgtatatacatacatatatgtgtatacattgatatgtatgtatgtatatacatacgtaattatgtacgtacatacgtacatacatatgtatatacatacatttgcatGTATCTACGTAGGTATTTTTTTATGTCTGTACATTCgtacatatgtttatacatacacatgtatgtttacacatacatatgcatgtttattcatacatatttatttttatacacacatatgtatgtataaacatacatatgtatgtataaacatacatatgtatgtataaacatacatatgtatgtataaacatacatatatatatttatgattgtacatacatatgtatgtatgtacatacataggttcatacatacctatgtatgtataaacatacatttgaatgtatgtatgtataaacatacacacgtgtgtatgtatgtacatactgtacatatatatgtacatccaaacatatgtgagtttatacatacatgtgtatgtttagacatacatacatacatatgtatgtttatacatacatacatctatacatacacatatatgtatgtttatacacatacatatgtatgtataaacatacatatatatatatttatgtttgtacatatttacatatgtatgtatgtacatacatacatacatgaacctACATACATAGGTTcatacatacctatgtatgtatgaacatacatttgaatgtatgtatgtatgtataaacatacatatgtaggtatgtatgtacatatatatgtacatccaaacatatgtaagtttatacatacatgtgtatgtttagacatacatacatatgtttatacatacatatgtatgtttaaacatacatgtttgttcatacatacatatgtatgtttatacatagatacatatgtttatacatacatatttttataaatacatacatatgtacgtttatacatacatacataagtgtatatacatccatacatacacatatatgtttttatacacacatacatatgtatgtatggacgtatgtttgtttattaatacatatgtatgtatatacatacatacatacatatgtatacattgatacatatgtatgtatgtatatacatatgtaataatgtatgtacatacgtatgaatgcatgtacatacacatgtatgtaagtacataaatacatatgtatgtacatacatttgcttatatgtacgtatgtttttatgtatttacatacgtacatatttttatacatacacacatgtatgtttaCACATAGATATGTatgtttattcatacatacatatgtatgtacatacatacatatgtatgaacaaacatatgtgtgtatgtataaacatacatatttaggtatgtatgtacatactgtacatatatatgtacgtacaaacatatgtacaaacatacatacgttTATCCATacttacatatgtatgtttaaacatacatatgtttgttcatacatacatacaaatgtatggttatacatacatccatacatacatatatatctgtttatacacacatacatatgtatgtatagacgTATGTATGCATAttaatacatgtgtatgtatatacatacatatatatgtgtatacatatatatgtatgtatacacatacatatatatgtatgtatacacatacataataatgtacgtatgtatacctatgtatgtaagtacatacatatgtatatacatacatttgcatgtatgtacatacgtacatgtgtttatacatacgtatgtatttttatacacatatgtacatacatatgtataaacatacatgcgtgtgtatgtataaacatacatatgtaggtatgtatgtacatacatatatatgtacatacatacatatgtttattcatatataaatatatgtatgtcaattaatacacatgtatgtacatacattgatATATACGTATGAATGTACGTACATACGCACACATTTGCGTacacacatgtatttatgttCATACGTACATAAGTATGTTTtatgtacgtacatatgtatgtatgtacgtatatgcacatgtacgtatacatacacatgtatgttcatacatgtttgtatgaacatacgtatgtatgtattcacatacatacgtatgtaattatataagtatgtatgtatgacatgtatgtacatacacatgtgtatgtacatacatgtgtatacatatttacgtTCATATGTAGTTACATACATAAGTacgtaaatacatatgtatgaacatacatacgtatgtacatactatgtatgtacatacgtatgtacatactatgtatgtacatacattcatgcgtatgtatttataaacatacatatgtatataaatatgtatacatatttacatacatacttatgtatgtaattacacacgtatgtatgtaaatacatatatataaatacgtacaagtgtatatatatgcaagCGTATTAAAACAGGCATACATActtatatgcatgcatatatgcatgcatataagtatgtatgcatgtacacgtgtatatatgtttacaaaTATATGTAAACACTAAATAAACAAATGTATATTATTGTACTTGTAGGATGGTATGTATATAAAccggtacatatatatacacaaattgtGTACTTAcacaatgtatgtatacatgtacaatgtgtgtgtgtgtgtatatatatatatatataaagaatgaGTGTGTCTTATACATTTTAagtgtatttatttacatacattaacattacatttatatatgtatgtatatatacagcatatacatatacaaaatgtgtgtgtatatattgtgtgtttataaatatatatacacatataaagtgcatttacatatattttgtgtgtgtatatatatatatacacaatttaataTGAAGAGTATTGTAGCTGAGTATAattaatatgcattttcttgtatGTTTTTCTCCAGTATTTTCAGCGTTGGTCCCAACATGGATTCTTCTCCTACTCTTGTCTTCTTCATCCTGACACTTCTCTTGTCTTGATGGGAAGCTGAAATGTtctgaataaaaaaacataccTGATCTGGTGGAGGAACTCATGTTAcaagaaatgtgttttgtcaaatAAACCTGCATTCTGTAAAGTGTATGACataacattaaaaaagtaatcacATTTATTTCCATCATCACATGATCACCATATATTATGTCTAACCACTGTTTGTTTTTTACAAGACCTTCTCATGCGTCGACCCGGATGTTTTTCTGACATGCGCCATGTTGTCCTCCGCTTTGAATGACACGCCATGACGTAAAGACATTTGTGCTCGGCCGGTCCTGGCCCCTTGGTGGTCTCTGTCTCGCTGTCTTCCCCCAGATATCACAGTAGTAAAAGAGAGTCTCTGAATGTAATGTTGGGAAAAACTCAGTCCGGGTACCTGTAAGTCTCCTCCGTGCCTGTCCAAGCTGGGGCCCGCGAGCTGGCTCCTGGGAGGGACCACGGGGCAGCTCTGAGACCAGCTAACCGATAGTGACGCTGAAGCCGCACTGGAACTTGTTCTTGCGGTGGTTGAGGAAAGCTCCCAGGGCCAGAGTGAGGGGCAGGGGTAGTAGTTTCTTCTCCAGCGTGGCTCCTGCCAACCAGTTGCTGTCTACAGAGCCTGATGGAGGAAGGACAAGATGCTTGCTGCTGCCTTGTTCACATACATGACTGACAACATACTTACCTTTAAAGAGCAAGTTAGCTTTGGGCAAATCTAGCTGATAACCCAAAGATGTTGTGGTCTCCTGCATCCTGGTGCTGGCTTCAAACTCCACTCCCACTTGCAGCTGGAAAGACAACAGAAACAAATCTAATCTAAACGATGCACAACGTAACAAGATCTTCTATCCAAGATAATAAAGCTGTATTATTACATTGCTATGTGTacttacatacatgtatgtatatatgtttgtataacatatacaaacatgtatgtatatatgtatacagacatGTATGTATACAGACATACAaacttacatatatgtatacatacaaacatgtatgtatacatacaaacatacatgtatgtatacatacaaacatgtatgtatacatacatacaaacgtacatgtatgtatacataaacatacaaacttacatgtatgtatacataaacatacaaacatgtatgtatacatacatacatacaaactcacatgtatgtatacatacaaacttacacgtatgtatacatatacatacaaacatacatgtatgtatacatacaaacatacatgtatgtatacatacaaacatacatgtatgtatacatacaaacatacatgtatgtatacatacaaacatgtatgtatacatacatacaaacgtacatgtatgtatacatacaaacatgtatgtatacatacatacaaacgtacatgtatgtatacataaacatacaaacatgtatgtatacatacatacatgtatgtatacatacatacatacaaactcacatgtatgtatacataaacatacaaacacatgtgtgtatacatgtatgtatgtatacatatgtatacatacatacaaacttacatgtatgtatacataaacatccaaaaacatgtatgtatacatacatatatgtatatgttatacaaacatgtatgtatacatacaaacatacatgtatgtatacatctatgtatgtatatgcgtatacatacatgtttgtatgtatacatacatgtatgtatacatacgtacatgtgggtatacatacatacatttatgtatgcatacatgtatgtatacatacatgcatacatgtatgtatgtatacatatacatgtacacatacatacatgtatgtatgtatgtgtacatacatcaCATAACATTAGTATTATTACATTGATCTGCTCCAACCCACCTGATCGTTGGCTTTATGATAGTAAGTAGCGTGGCATCCTGCTCCTCCCACAGTCAGCGTTGCAACATAGTTGTTACCTGAGGACGATGGAAACCATCTACTTGTACATTAACATCGTCAACATGAAGCTAAACATTACATAACAGTCGTACAATAATTATTTCAGTCTCAAAAGGTTATGAATATGTTCTGGAAAACTGCTGTATTTCCCTCATAATGTGACCTTATACAAATCaaagtatctttttttttcctgaccaTAATTATTGTACAATTAGTTCAAATGTGTTGTCCTAAAATGACAATATATATTTTCTTGATggtaaaaatatttgttttaaatgttaatCCCGTAAAATTATTGGCTTAATTTTTGCAAATTCTCACTTAAACTTGGATAATTACAACTTTACTTAAGTTAAGTAGTACTGTTTTCAATGTAATATGACATAAATTTATCTTATCAAATTGTCTTTAATTCAGTTataatctaaatatatatatttttttaatgcaaaatgtattatataccgtatttcctcgaattgccttgaattactgccgggtcaaactcgcttcacaaaataattagcgcatgcttagtattaccgcctggtcaaactcgtcaagtcacgagtgacacctcccctgtcatcattttcaaaatggaggaggctgatttcaataccggtcatttgaaatcgcataaagggaagaagattaagagctattcagtaggatttaaggtccaagcttacatcacgctcaaatttttactgcataccattggtaagtgccggagtgagaagaggttttaaaataattagtgcatgcttacttttaccgcatgcctttggtaagtgcaggagtgagaagaggttttaaattcattagcgccccggtggcaattcaaggaaatacggtattctaaaATGTTATGTTTCAATATTTTTCCCTTCAACTTTTTCCttcaacatacatacatacatatatacatatacaaacatatactgtatatatacacattcatacatatatatacacatatactgtgtatatatatatatacacatacatacgtgtgtatacacacacacacacacacacacacatacatacatatatatatatatatatacagtacaggtcaaaagtttggacacaccttctcctcatgtgttttattttcatgactatttatttacattgtagatcaggggtcgggaacctttttggctgcgaaagccataaaagccaaatattttaaaacatatttccgtgagagccatataatattttgtaacactgaatacaactaaatgtgtgcattttaagtaagaccaacatttttagagtatagtaagtctcttattctttttaataacatggttattctgaagctagtaaataaatagtaACAGTAAATAGTAaaccagtaataaataaaataattctacAATGAATGCAACTttgtgaacaggtgcggtagaaaacggatgaatggattaaaatgcatgagaatgtttattattttgaacgttatttatattttgagcgtaattattaattacttatgttaagcaatgtcagttaggatttatctgagagccagatgcagtaatcaaaagagccacatctggctcgagagccataggttccctacccctgttgtagattgtcactgaaggcatcacatctatgaatgaacacatgtgcagttatgtacttaaccaacAAGGTGAAATAACAGAAAACATGTTCTATACTCTAGTTTCTGCCAAATAGCCCTTTGCTCTAAAAACTGTTCCgcacactcttgacattctctggatgagcttcgagaggtagtcacctgaaatggttttcactttacaggtgtcatagttttgatgcctttagtgacaatctacaatgtaaacagtcatgaaaataaagaacactcattaaaatgaggaggtgtgtccaaacttgtaGCCTgcactgtatgtacatacatacaaatttgGTTTGAACACTTTTTATGTAAACACTTTTATATGTATAACATTTGAGTGGAACATAATTAAGTGGTTTACCTGTGTACCTGCCCAGGAAGGAGGTGACTGTACCTTCCTCGCCTGGTCTCCGGTGGTATACGAGCTCACCGCCAAGAGCTAGTGAAGGTGTAATCGACTGGAGATAGTGGGCCACCACGATGCCTGAGGAAAATAAAAGCGGAAACATTTGCTTTTAAGACAAAGGAGAACACaaagggtattttttttttaaactgacctGAGCCTACAAGTATGTCAGGGTTCCCTAGCGTCACGGCAGAAGTGAAATCGGCACCACGGTACTCCAAGTCACACTGCCAGTTCACAAACTTTTGCTGCTGAGTCTGGAAAACAAACCCAACAACCATAACTGCAAAGCTGTTGTTAAAACAAAGTCTCTTCCtgcatgtgtgtattacctggaTGGCTATTTTGGAGCGGACGGCTGTGCTGAGTTGGTGGATAATTTGAGCATTGAGACTACCTGTGTTGTCCATGTCGCCCACTATGACTGGAAATGACTGAAGGAAGCAGACATGACGGTCAGATCGGGGAACGGTCATCTAAAAGTTGTCGCTGGCTGTGCAACAAAAAAGTCTGTTACCTCTGCAGGTCCTGTCTGTTTACTGCCGACATAGGTGGAGCCAAATCTATAGCCAGAGTCCCCCAGAGTGCTGAGGGTGATGGTATGGCTGACCTGGAAGTGGTTACTCAAGCCCTTGTTAACAATTAGCCGCACACCTTCCATCTGCATTGGGAAAACCtctgaaacacaacaaaaaaacaaccttttgactgtacatttactgtaaatgtaaaatgtatttatattatccacatgtgaataatgctgtatagtagattgtatttatgttattcacaggtgataatgctgtataatagactgtatttatgttattcacacgtgaataatgctgtataatagactatttacgttattcacatgtgaataatgctgtataatagaatgtatttacgttattcacatgtgaataatgctgtatatgagaatgtatttatgttattcacatgtgaataatgctgtatatgagaatgtatttatgttattcaaatgtgaataatgctgactAATACTGTATTTagggtattcacatgtgaataatgctgtatcataGAATGtagttatgttattcacatgggaataatgctgtatatgagaatgtatttatgttattctaatgtgaataatgctgtataattgactatatttatggtattcacatgtaaataatgctgtataatagactgtatttatggtattcacacgtgaataatgctgtataatagactgtatttatgttgttcacatgtgaataatgctgtataatagaccatttgttattcacatgtgaataatgctgtataatagactgtatttatggtattcacatgtgaataatgccgtataagagtgtatttatgttgttcacatgtgaataatgctgtataatagactgttattcacatgtgaataatgctgtataatagactgtatttatgttattcaaatgcgaataatgctgtataattgactatatttatgttattcacatgtaaataatgctgtataatagactatttatggtactcacatgtgaataatgctgtataagggtgtatttatgttgttcacatgtgaataatgctttaaaatagacttcacatgtgaataatgctgtataatagactgtatttacattatttacatgtaaaaaatgcccaagtgtttattgtctattgtgagcgaactgtggtgctgaattcccccccagggatcaatagagTACTTTCTATCCGACAACAGGATAACATCTTTGGAATGCCAATGAGTGCATTGCATTAGGGATAAATATGCCTCAGAAACATACAAGGTCCAACAATCACTGCATTGCTAAGCTGCTACTACGCTTTGAACCTCACAGCTAATGTAtgtatttttctttgctaacggtaATGTTTtgtcttcaacaaatagttttcatttaACACTGACAAGACACTGAAaaagtgttattgtttgtgctatggcgccatcttttggacgaatttgctcactgcaggtggtgCAGGCTGAAAATGTACTTTTTGGAAGTATAGCCTGTCCATAGCATTTCTGCTTGAGACTATTCTTCATTCAGCACTGCAAGCAACATTTCTAAGTTTTAcagtgtaactaaaacaatttatacttactaaaccgtctcgTGTGTGTGATGTTTGTCTGTGCTATGTTAATGTAATCAAACTAGCATCATAGGATCACCATTGATGACACGGTATTTACCTTTAGTCCCTCGCTTGTCAAGCTAgtagttattattattcttaaaacccatttttttcCCACTAgattttaacccagcatgagattttaaactgtttttaactttttgacTGCTTTTTACACCTACAGTTAATTAACCTATATGAACAATTCCAGTCAGGTTTCCGGCCCCTGCACATCACTGAAACAGCACTAGTAAAAATCACAAACGATCTCCAGGAGGCAGCTGATTCTGGTCTTCTCACGATCCTAATCCTCTTAGATCTCACTGCAACCTTTGACACCATTTCACACACTGTCCTCCTCCATAAATTGCACCATATTGGCATCACCTTAACTGGTTTAGATCATATCGCTCCCACCGCACTCAGTTTGTTCAACTCCCTTTAATTAAAATACCCTGCATCTCCCGTTTCCTCCGGTGTCCCCCAGGGCTCTGTTCTCAGTCCCCTGCTTTTTATCATTTACATTCTTCCCCTTGGCAATATTTTCCataaatttaaaatacatttttactgttatgcggatgacacccagctctacatttcaaccaaaccaactgcctctcttcctccttcctccctGACAGACAGCTTCAGTGAACTCAAGCAGTGGTTGTCATCCAATTTCCTTCAATTTAATAGTAATAAAACTGAAATCCCACTTCTaggtacaaaaaaaaattctcgCCAAAACCAACAGCTTGTCCGTTACTCTCTGTAATCCCTGTCTCTCCCTCCTCCCAAGTCAAGAGTCTGCGTGTCGTCCTGGACAGCACACTCTCCTTTCAAGCACACATAAACAACATTACCCGCTCTGCTTACTTTCATCTACGGAACATTAATTGTCTTCGCCCATCATTTAAAccacatactgctgccatatTAGTCCATAGCCTGGTCACCTCTCGCCTGGACTATTGCAACTCTCTCCTG
Proteins encoded:
- the tomm40 gene encoding mitochondrial import receptor subunit TOM40 homolog — protein: MGSVLAATSPSPAPATVGGGQGVPGLASVPPGFTMPSVPSLSSSSSDLQITDATESPLPNPGTYEECHRKCKEVFPMQMEGVRLIVNKGLSNHFQVSHTITLSTLGDSGYRFGSTYVGSKQTGPAESFPVIVGDMDNTGSLNAQIIHQLSTAVRSKIAIQTQQQKFVNWQCDLEYRGADFTSAVTLGNPDILVGSGIVVAHYLQSITPSLALGGELVYHRRPGEEGTVTSFLGRYTGNNYVATLTVGGAGCHATYYHKANDQLQVGVEFEASTRMQETTTSLGYQLDLPKANLLFKGSVDSNWLAGATLEKKLLPLPLTLALGAFLNHRKNKFQCGFSVTIG